The following coding sequences lie in one Chelonia mydas isolate rCheMyd1 chromosome 6, rCheMyd1.pri.v2, whole genome shotgun sequence genomic window:
- the LOC102945373 gene encoding zinc finger protein 883, whose product MSVTFEDVAMYFSPAEWVLLGEEQRQLYKHVMWENYQTVVSLAGIQTLKPVVISSIERGEELCVQGPTEDEDGDILRGTHPDFPDAEETWDWSLIESCLGFFLTQSSSPGAAGARTLRRAEGQTPEEGSGNLEPLRPFPGTSGENHSQKTEWERHHKRQDRPQRQRKNLTRKELATPGSHQRRSRSHLKLPEKGQTEPRKSLYTCRVCREEFKVQKDLISHHWTVHRRQNLYQCSECGESFRRKKAFKAHGKTHRKERAHPCSECGKIFNQLSLLTAHQRIHTGERPYRCAECGKRFFQITALTIHKRIHSGERPYACGECGKRFMDSSTFRNHQRIHSEKRPHHCNQCGKGFKLTSSLTRHLKIHSGEKPFLCHECGKQFCLREHLIRHQRIHTGEQPHCCAECGKKFSLLQSLRRHQGIHRTGGPHRCDECGRIFGHPESLTLHQRIHTGERLHHCGECGKKFVRLVQLRVHQRIHTGERPYYCTECGKRFTQSSGLINHQRIHSGERPYPCTQCGKVFAHSSSLTKHQKIHLEKKPYSCARCGKRFARSSSLTKHRRTHSGERPYSCTQCGKRFARSSSLTKHQSTH is encoded by the exons ATGTCAGTGACGTTTGAGGATGTGGCCATGTATTTCTCCCCAGCGGAGTGGGTGCTGCTGGGCGAGGAGCAAAGGCAACTTTACAAACACGTTATGTGGGAAAATTACCAGACTGTGGTCTCATTAG CAGGAATCCAAACCCTCAAGCCGGTGGTGATCTCCAGCATAGAGCGAGGGGAAGAGCTGTGTGTCCAGGGTCCCACAGAAGATGAAGATGGGGACATCCTGAGAGGCACCCACCCAG ATTTTCCAGATGCAGAGGAGACCTGGGACTGGTCACTAATTGAAAGCTGCTTGGGCTTCTtcctcacacagagctcttcccctGGAGCAG CGGGTGCCAGGACCCTGCGCAGAGCTGAGGGGCAGACTCCTGAGGAAGGGTCTGGCAACCTGGAGCCACTCAGGCCTTTCCCAGGGACATCAGGGGAGAACCATTCCCAGAAAACTGAGTGGGAAAGACACCACAAAAGGCAGGACAGGCCACAAAGGCAGAGGAAGAACCTGACCAGGAAGGAGCTAGCAACCCCAGGAAGCCATCAGAGGAGATCCAGGTCACATCTAAAGCTGCCTGAAAAGGGACAAACTGAGCCCAGAAAGAGCCTATATACCTGCCGTGTGTGCAGGGAAGAGTTCAAGGTGCAGAAAGACCTGATAAGCCATCACTGGACGGTTCATAGGAGACAGAATCTCTATCAATGTAGCGAGTGTGGGGAGAGCTTCAGGAGAAAGAAGGCATTCAAAGCACATGGGAAAACCCACAGAAAGGAGAGAGCCCATCCCTGTTCTGAGTGTGGGAAGATATTCAACCAGTTATCATTGCTCACTGCCCACCAGAGAATacatacaggagagagaccctatcgCTGTGCTGAGTGCGGAAAAAGATTCTTCCAAATAACAGCTCTTACCATCCACAAGAGAATCCactcaggagagagaccctatgccTGCGGTGAGTGTGGAAAGCGTTTTATGGATTCATCAACATTTCGTAATCACCAGAGAATCCACTCAGAAAAGAGGCCCCATCACTGTAACCAATGTGGCAAAGGCTTCAAACTTACATCAAGTCTTACTAGACACCTGAAAATCCACAGCGGAGAGAAACCCTTCCTGTGCCACGAGTGTGGGAAACAATTCTGCCTACGAGAACATCTCATtagacatcagaggatccacactggggagcagccccattgctgtgctgagtgtgggaaaaaattCAGTCTCCTTCAAAGTCTCAGGAGACACCAAGGAATCCATCGTACGGGGGGACCCCATCGATGCGATGAGTGTGGGAGAATATTCGGTCATCCAGAAAGTCTCACTCTGCACCAAAGAATCCACACCGGGGAAAGACTCCATCACTGTGGTGAATGCGGGAAAAAGTTTGTCCGTCTAGTACAACTCAGAGTCCACCAAAGAATCCATACTGGGGAGAGACCCTATTACTGCACTGAGTGCGGGAAAAGATTCACCCAATCGTCAGGCCTTATCAACCACCAGAGAATCCATTCAGGAGAGCGACCCTATCCCTGCACTCAATGCGGGAAGGTCTTTGCTCACTCATCGTCTCTTACCAAACATCAGAAAATCCATTTGGAAAAGAAGCCATACTCCTGCGCTCGGTGTGGGAAGCGGTTTGCTCGCTCATCATCTCTTACTAAACACCGGAGAACCCACTCAGGAGAGCGACCATATTCGTGCACTCAGTGTGGGAAGCGCTTTGCTCGCTCATCATCTCTCACTAAACACCAGAGCACCCACTGA